The Lycium barbarum isolate Lr01 chromosome 9, ASM1917538v2, whole genome shotgun sequence genome has a segment encoding these proteins:
- the LOC132610308 gene encoding hydrolase 3-like, translating into MASDEIVKEVDDYFRLYKSGRIERFYDVHGSFYVPPSPENPSNGVFSKDVTISPHVSARLYLPENTTDAQKLPVLVHYHGGGLCIESAFFTWIHRYVNSLASELNVIVVSVDYRLAPEVDVPTIYEDCWNALQWVASHANEKYSSSINNRDSWLTNYGDFSELFLVGDSAGGNIVYHMTMRAGKESLNNEVKVTGSILAYPYFLIRNIDIDEEGLAYKIWVNICPPLESGLLSPIDSPLINPFSEKAPSLSGLGCSRLLLCMGKKDYVIPIEIGGRFVEGVNKSGWNGELEFVEIDEGHSFQIYKPESEEAKRMMKCYAAFVHRQ; encoded by the coding sequence ATGGCTTCTGACGAGATAGTCAAAGAAGTGGACGATTACTTCCGGCTATACAAAAGCGGCCGCATTGAGCGTTTCTACGACGTGCATGGTTCTTTTTACGTTCCCCCTTCACCAGAAAACCCATCAAACGGTGTCTTTTCCAAAGACGTTACTATCTCACCCCACGTATCCGCCAGACTCTACCTACCTGAAAACACCACCGATGCCCAAAAACTCCCCGTCTTAGTGCATTACCACGGTGGTGGACTTTGCATCGAATCCGCCTTCTTTACTTGGATTCACCGTTATGTTAACTCTTTAGCTTCTGAGTTAAACGTCATTGTTGTTTCTGTAGATTACCGCTTAGCCCCAGAAGTTGATGTACCAACTATTTACGAAGATTGTTGGAATGCACTTCAATGGGTCGCTTCGCATGCTAATGAAAAGTACTCCTCCAGTATTAATAATAGAGACTCATGGTTAACAAATTATGGTGATTTTAGTGAATTGTTTTTAGTTGGGGACAGTGCTGGTGGCAATATAGTGTACCATATGACTATGAGGGCTGGCAAAGAAAGCTTGAATAATGAGGTGAAAGTTACTGGATCAATTCTTGCTTATCCTTATTTCTTAATTCGAAATATAGATATTGATGAGGAGGGGTTGGCTTATAAAATTTGGGTTAATATTTGTCCGCCATTAGAGTCTGGATTATTATCCCCAATTGATAGTCCATTAATTAACCCATTTTCTGAAAAGGCTCCATCGTTATCAGGGCTAGGTTGTTCAAGACTTTTGTTATGTATGGGAAAAAAAGACTATGTAATTCCAATAGAAATTGGGGGTCGATTTGTTGAAGGGGTGAATAAGAGTGGGTGGAATGGAGAATTGGAGTTTGTTGAGATTGATGAAGGACATTCTTTTCAGATTTATAAACCTGAATCTGAAGAAGCCAAACGTATGATGAAGTGTTATGCAGCTTTCGTCCATCGCCAATGA